In the Deinococcus ficus genome, one interval contains:
- a CDS encoding SDR family oxidoreductase yields the protein MANLGSSTVMLTGAGGALATAIAQELDDAGAQMVLVGRGEALQRACDRFPATEVLDLDLTDPTSIEALRKVKKVDTLIHTVGDYARQDAHKATDEDLHAMFDTNMLTLFHAVQGVLPGMLKHKDGLIMGVSAGPTPRSALYNASKAAVAAYIQSLHDELKTKGVRGITLYPMGAIDTPENRDAGLAWDSMIDARGLAKSVAHALTRPDRAHVTELRVYPDV from the coding sequence ATGGCGAACCTCGGCTCCTCCACAGTCATGCTCACCGGCGCCGGCGGCGCCCTGGCCACCGCCATCGCCCAGGAACTGGATGACGCCGGCGCACAGATGGTCCTCGTCGGCCGCGGCGAGGCCCTGCAACGCGCCTGCGACCGCTTCCCCGCCACCGAGGTCCTCGACCTGGACCTCACCGACCCCACCAGCATCGAGGCGCTGCGCAAGGTCAAGAAAGTGGACACCCTGATCCACACCGTCGGCGACTACGCCCGCCAGGACGCCCACAAGGCCACCGACGAGGACCTGCACGCCATGTTCGACACGAACATGCTCACCCTCTTCCACGCGGTGCAGGGCGTGCTGCCCGGCATGCTCAAGCACAAGGACGGCCTGATCATGGGCGTCAGCGCCGGCCCCACTCCCCGGTCCGCGCTGTACAACGCCAGCAAGGCCGCCGTCGCCGCGTACATCCAGAGCCTGCACGACGAACTGAAAACCAAGGGCGTGCGCGGCATCACCCTGTACCCCATGGGCGCCATCGACACGCCCGAAAACCGCGACGCCGGCCTCGCCTGGGACAGCATGATCGACGCCCGCGGCCTCGCCAAGAGCGTCGCCCACGCCCTCACCCGCCCCGACCGGGCCCACGTCACCGAACTGCGCGTCTACCCCGACGTGTAA
- a CDS encoding acetyl-CoA C-acyltransferase — MNDVVLVTGARTAMGAMGGAFRDTPDHVLAEVALRGALDRAGVSATDLETLVLGQVIVAGEAAYNARRVGLNVGMRVETPQHAVNQLCGSGLRAVQAAWQALTLGEFALVAAGGVENMSRAPYLLPEARFGKRLGHLDLVDGLTRALTCGVTDTPMGITAENIAQRYGISREAQDAFALESNRRAVAAQASGRFAREIVPVETRKGVVDTDERPAETTLEALAKLRPAFRKEGTVTAGNASGINDGACMVVLATGAEAQRRGLPVLAWVRAFASAGVQPDVMGLGPSVAVPLLLDRAGVRAGDIDLWELNEAFAAQALGVMQDLRLDPERVNVNGGAVALGHPVGMSGTRVLYTLAEELRARGLRWGVATLCVGGGQGIAALIENPAA, encoded by the coding sequence ATGAATGACGTGGTTCTGGTGACTGGGGCGCGCACGGCGATGGGGGCGATGGGCGGGGCTTTCCGGGACACGCCGGACCACGTGCTGGCGGAGGTGGCCCTGCGGGGCGCGCTGGACCGGGCGGGGGTGAGTGCGACGGACCTGGAGACGCTGGTGCTGGGGCAGGTGATCGTGGCGGGCGAGGCGGCGTACAACGCGCGCCGGGTGGGGCTGAACGTGGGCATGCGGGTGGAGACGCCGCAGCATGCCGTGAATCAGCTGTGCGGGTCGGGATTGCGGGCGGTGCAGGCGGCGTGGCAGGCGCTGACGCTGGGCGAATTTGCGCTGGTCGCGGCGGGCGGCGTGGAGAACATGAGCCGGGCGCCATACCTTCTGCCGGAGGCGCGGTTCGGCAAGCGGCTGGGGCACTTGGATCTGGTGGACGGCCTGACCCGGGCGCTCACCTGCGGCGTGACGGACACGCCGATGGGCATCACGGCGGAGAACATCGCGCAGCGGTACGGCATTTCGCGGGAGGCGCAGGACGCGTTCGCGCTGGAAAGCAATCGCCGGGCGGTGGCGGCGCAGGCTTCGGGCCGCTTTGCACGGGAGATCGTGCCGGTGGAGACGAGAAAGGGCGTGGTGGACACGGACGAGCGGCCGGCGGAAACGACCCTGGAGGCCCTGGCGAAACTGAGGCCGGCCTTCAGGAAGGAGGGGACGGTCACGGCCGGGAACGCCAGCGGCATCAACGACGGGGCGTGCATGGTGGTGCTGGCGACCGGCGCGGAGGCGCAGCGGCGCGGCCTGCCGGTGCTGGCGTGGGTGCGGGCGTTCGCGTCGGCGGGCGTTCAGCCGGACGTGATGGGCCTGGGCCCCAGCGTGGCCGTGCCCCTGCTGCTGGACCGGGCCGGCGTGCGGGCGGGCGACATCGACCTGTGGGAGCTGAACGAGGCGTTCGCCGCGCAGGCCCTGGGCGTGATGCAGGACCTGCGCCTGGACCCGGAGCGGGTGAACGTGAACGGCGGCGCGGTCGCGCTGGGGCACCCGGTCGGCATGAGCGGCACGCGGGTGCTGTACACCCTTGCGGAGGAACTGCGGGCCCGGGGCCTGCGCTGGGGCGTGGCGACCCTGTGCGTGGGTGGGGGGCAGGGCATCGCGGCCCTGATCGAGAACCCGGCCGCGTAG
- a CDS encoding protein-methionine-sulfoxide reductase heme-binding subunit MsrQ, which produces MWTGGALPAVILVWDALTGALGANPVQRATLQSGLLTLALLLLSLACTPLRLLTGWTWPARIRRALGLLAFGYGTLHFLIYLYDHGFTLAVMQEDVLERPFVTAGFLALLLLLPLALTSTPASVRRLGFRTWTRLHRLAYASAALGALHYFWGVKQDRTAPLVWAAVLLGLLLLRWYRPSRPMS; this is translated from the coding sequence GTGTGGACCGGCGGGGCGCTGCCGGCCGTGATCCTGGTCTGGGACGCGCTGACCGGGGCGCTGGGGGCCAATCCGGTGCAGCGCGCCACGTTGCAGTCAGGCCTGCTGACGCTGGCGCTGCTGCTGTTGTCCCTGGCGTGCACGCCCCTGCGGCTTCTGACCGGCTGGACGTGGCCGGCCCGGATCCGCCGGGCGCTGGGCCTGCTGGCGTTCGGGTACGGCACGCTGCACTTCCTGATCTACCTGTACGATCACGGGTTCACGCTGGCCGTGATGCAGGAGGACGTGCTGGAGCGCCCGTTCGTGACCGCCGGGTTCCTGGCGCTGCTGTTGCTGCTGCCGCTGGCGCTGACCAGCACGCCGGCCAGCGTGCGCCGCCTGGGCTTCCGCACCTGGACGCGGCTTCACCGCCTCGCGTATGCCTCCGCGGCGCTGGGCGCGCTGCATTACTTCTGGGGCGTGAAACAGGACCGCACGGCCCCACTGGTGTGGGCGGCGGTCCTGCTGGGGCTGCTGCTGCTGCGCTGGTACCGGCCATCCAGGCCAATGTCTTGA
- the msrP gene encoding protein-methionine-sulfoxide reductase catalytic subunit MsrP — MTDPDPREDRRLDRRAFIRNATLFTATAAGLGAGLELLTRRPGADAQTLPEPVAQVRRPRPLGPYDTKEAVTPYRSVTTYNNFYEFGLDKGDPARNAGSLRTRPWTVTIDGEVKTPRTVDLDTLQSWFPLEDRVYRMRCVEGWSMVIPWMGFPLAALIRRADPTGAARYVKFTALHDPEQMPGQRRPVLDWPYVEGLRLDEALHPLAFMAVGIEGRVLPNQNGAPLRLVVPWKYGFKSIKSVVRITLTREMPRTTWALAAPSEYGFYANVNPQVPHPRWSQATERRIGEGGRRPTLLFNGYTQVADLYRGLDLRRNF; from the coding sequence ATGACCGACCCGGACCCCCGTGAGGACCGGCGCCTGGACCGCCGGGCGTTCATCCGGAACGCCACGCTGTTCACCGCCACCGCTGCCGGGCTGGGCGCCGGGCTGGAACTGCTGACCCGCCGGCCCGGCGCGGACGCCCAGACGCTGCCGGAGCCGGTCGCGCAGGTGCGCCGACCCCGCCCGCTCGGGCCGTACGACACGAAGGAAGCGGTGACGCCGTACCGCTCGGTCACCACCTACAACAACTTCTACGAGTTCGGCCTGGACAAGGGTGATCCCGCCCGGAACGCCGGGAGCCTGCGCACCCGCCCGTGGACCGTCACCATCGACGGTGAGGTGAAGACCCCCCGCACCGTGGACCTGGACACGCTGCAGTCCTGGTTCCCGCTGGAGGATCGCGTGTACCGCATGCGCTGCGTGGAAGGCTGGAGCATGGTGATTCCCTGGATGGGGTTCCCCCTGGCCGCCCTGATCCGCCGCGCGGACCCCACGGGTGCGGCGCGGTACGTGAAGTTCACGGCGCTGCACGACCCGGAGCAGATGCCGGGGCAGCGCCGTCCGGTCCTGGACTGGCCGTACGTGGAGGGGCTGCGCCTGGATGAGGCCCTGCACCCCCTGGCGTTCATGGCGGTGGGCATCGAGGGCCGCGTCCTGCCGAATCAGAACGGCGCGCCGCTGCGGCTGGTGGTGCCGTGGAAGTACGGGTTCAAGAGCATCAAGTCGGTGGTGCGCATCACCCTGACGCGGGAGATGCCCCGCACCACCTGGGCGCTGGCCGCGCCGTCCGAGTACGGCTTCTATGCGAACGTGAACCCGCAGGTGCCCCACCCCCGCTGGAGTCAGGCGACCGAACGCCGCATCGGGGAGGGCGGGCGGCGCCCCACGCTGCTGTTCAACGGGTACACGCAGGTCGCGGACCTGTACCGCGGCCTGGACCTCCGGCGGAACTTCTGA